TACTCAATTCAGCAAAAAATTGAGAAAAATAACTGACCCTAATTATTTTAAATTTAGTTTGATTTAAAAGCTTATCTAAATTATTTTTAGTATAACCTCCTCTAACATGTCCAAAATCTTCTTTAATATTGACTCCTGAAATCTTTCTTAGCCAATCTAATGAAAGAGTCGGATTCGTGCATGGTGTTGTAATTACAATGTGACCTCTGTTTTTTAGTGTTCTTTCACACTCTTCAATGAATAACTTGTCATTTTCTATATGCTCAATTATTTCTGTTGCCAATATCTTATCAAAAACTTCTTTTTTAAATGGCGAACGCGTTGCATCTCCAATTACAAAACAAATATTTCCATGACCAATTGATCGTTTTGCATTTTTTGTATTTGATAGGGACATATCAAGGCCAATAACCAACTTTGATTTTTTCGCTATATTTCTTATAAAATAACCTCCCCCCGAACCCACATCCAAAATAATATCATTTTCTTCAGTTTCCATAAAATCCAAGATTATTGGAAGTCTAATTTTTTTGAGCAAACTATATTCAATTGCTTCCGGGAATTCTATACAATTTTCCATTCTACTCCTCTATGATTTCTGCCATTTCTTTAACGAGAATCTCCCAATTGAATTTGCCTATCGCTTTCATCCTTCCTTTTTTTTGCAACTTTTGAACAAGTTCAGGACTTTCCAATAAATTTATT
This region of Candidatus Methanoperedens sp. genomic DNA includes:
- a CDS encoding class I SAM-dependent methyltransferase, producing MENCIEFPEAIEYSLLKKIRLPIILDFMETEENDIILDVGSGGGYFIRNIAKKSKLVIGLDMSLSNTKNAKRSIGHGNICFVIGDATRSPFKKEVFDKILATEIIEHIENDKLFIEECERTLKNRGHIVITTPCTNPTLSLDWLRKISGVNIKEDFGHVRGGYTKNNLDKLLNQTKFKIIRVSYFSQFFAELSKIFTYLGRTIHSDSENWTSGRTQSKLIGTRSFRLYKFFFPILYQFSKLDKLLNMFKGHHIIIKASKTIK